The sequence ttaatggtcatttcaacttgtaatttggccaaaatatgtaattgcctttaatgttgttatcaggacagagtcatttctaaaatatgaatttgagcacaataagtggagagcttctacttgtgcaaatgtcttttgactttgattcgtggacatttttaatgatccgttcattcattgttaaaatataaaatgaaacagcttttttaaaaaaataatagagttttgccagtaatctacagatgtctcttgagcttgagtcccattggctgttggatagtgtagttttaaaatgactagaattggtaagtggcatactctcaggtattagttgcatggttgtcttcatactatacttttgtgccactgatttggcctacaatgtttctgtcatgggttgaaaaggtttctgcaaagtaaagcatctaccatatttttatttgttttgaattttctgggagctagcttctgtccttcagcctagctgctgtgtAATGTAACTTAAcatatactaatactagcttgtttatactgggtaggtttccttatggaccacaaagcctacaggttccagtcccccaTCTGGACgtgatgatggactgtcaacttcaacagagattgtggtaggaggcgtgagtttatgcagccagtgcatgctcatgtagacaggtgtgttctgttttgtttttgtttatgcgtctaaactgtacacaaacaacgtggggccatgcggattatatgaagagtgaatcttgcagctgctgaatttgacagtacaggctcatatccgatactaaatagagggaggaaaagtgaactcttgcaatatacttagttgggaggcaataatctgctccttattattgttaagagaacttttctttcttaataacaaggagtcacagtcactaaaaaaaaagtgactgtgacttaaagttgtcttatttactgttaaacaatacacagtagcttgcatatgatacttttggctggatttaaacattgtttattcctggtttatgacctgattaaatttctttgttaaattaggttttcagatgccaaaaaataaatgtatttgatctttgtattttttaatcactcttttagatttactgttgtatactgtattctgcaattggtgcaaattacttacttacattctgacacatttctcacatttatagtagcaaatatagaatataaatgatcagatggaaagtatagatctatatgttgttatggtgttaaaaatgttaataaccgggggcACATACGCACGGGcttgatgacgggcaaaaaacacagtctacccacttcaaaaatgtagactacaccactgtatATAGCTGTATAAGGAGAATGGGCCCAGGGCAGCCCTGAATCTGAGATATCTTACTTTGAAAGTCAGCACGCTTACTTTTTGTGCCACTTTGCTGTTACACAATAggaactaccgtattttccggactataagtcgcacttttttacatgttttggccgggggtgcgacctatactccggtgcgacttataaatgaaaaatataccggtaggatctcaattaatttactgtaacaaaacaattttacgtgacagagtcgatctatgttttaaaatggccaccggaaaaggaaatgcaatgcatcatgggcactgtagtatgacggccatcctatagttcacgctggtcgcgataaccaatcagataacagaactttggatgcgtattcctcacctcacccacagcgtgtgaagctgacgaactcggtgcttgctgttattccggcatggcgaacagaacagcttcaacccttggatatcaatgtgagcagagtgtttaagttgacgctgagagctgcgtgggagcattgggtgagcgacggcggaggattagcgtgtgcacttggaaggagctggcgtcgatgattgtgaaaagcgtttgaagcagacgaacatggtgtttattccgggacggctaacaagacagcttcaacccttggatatcagtgtgagcagagttgacgctgagagctgcatgggagcactgagtgacggcggaggattagcgtctccacttggaaggagctggatcgacaccgctgggaggtcatgagctgcgcaggtaggcgctgcatggttcggctcgcaatgtggtccgcaaaatacaaacatatccgtaggtaaaatgcagctcacgagagggcactcgaggcttgtgtgactgttcctgcgacttctgactaccatagaaatataaaaattttaacgttactgataacttaacaaaacaacggagaaggcccgaaaaaatgccaccaaaaagaaaatcatactctgcagattacaagttgcgactggtgaaatatgcatccgaaaatggtagccgtcacaatattatcatctgaacttttcatgttaacatacctgtatgtccatgggacttatagtccagtggaccttatttatggtttatttttctttataatggataaagtggctggtgcgacttatactccggtgcgacttatttatggtttgtttttctttataatggataaagtggctggtgcgacttatactccggtgcgacttatagtccggaaaatacggtactctgAAAATATAATGAAATGTATGTCACAATGGCATATTTACATAttttgactgcatttatacaaaGTATGTTAATACATGAGGAGTTCTGAAAAATCACGTCTGAGTAGAACTGAGCAGGCTGAATTTCTAAACAGATAAAACAAATTACACagttcattacattttcagaTTAACTCACATCATGCGGTAAAATAGTCACGCACTAGTTAGTTTGTGTGTTTCCAAAACAGAATATTCCCATCTCAAGGCTGCTTTTACCTCCtccttattaatttttttatttaattattacacaTTTATACAGCAAACATTTCAGTATTTACTGCAAAAGTATTTACATATTTTTGACTATTTGTTCTACAGAATTATACTGGCAACTACAGCTGTCATTTCTTTTCCATAAACcaagagatttatttatttatttgtttgtttgtttttcacaatGTAAAGTGTATATTTTCTGTTTCTACAAAGACGCTGACTCCCTCTAGGAATCAGAAAAAGTTAGTCCCTGAATATTAAACTAATTTTAAGGTGTAATATACTCAAAAACTACATTTCAAGGGTAAATCAGCTGCAttaatatagtgcttttccatttgaAATAGAAGCTCAAAGTGGTTTACATTGATGCCttatattcacccattcactaatgtcagggtgttgctatccaaggtgctcactacacactgggagcaatttggggattaaaacCCTGCCCCAAAGGCTTTTACTGTAGTCATTTTCCAGCCTGACAAGGGTTTGAACTgcggatcatctggtctcaagcccaccgcttAAACCAGGGATGCCAGCTCTCATGCATCTGGTGTGACACTCATGCTTTCAGCATGAATCTCATGCTCTCatgcacaagcaagaaatgtcacagcaaaataaaaatgtatcccattaattttctgttgatgtcTAGATTAGACCAGACCAGACCGCAGCGCATTATTTCTTCATGAAAGGAGAGGAGTTTAAGTCTTATACCCGAAGCAGCTGTTAACATCTGTTTACAACGTTCTTACTGCAGTATTCTCATCACTGATTCATTGAAAACCTTGCATTTGTTATGTCAGCTGCACATAAAAAGTTCAGAGAGAGTTCGagcatacagtgggggaaataagtatttgatccactgacaattttgcaggtttttccaccaacaaagaatggagaggtctgtatttttatcgtaggtacacttcaactgtgagagacagaatctaaaaaaaaatcacattgtatgatttttaaataattatttttcatGAATCATTGCTCATCAttgctatgaagccatgctgttgtggcttggcattatcttgctggaaaacacattgcttggatggcagcatgtgttgctccaaaacctggatgtacctttcagcattgatggtggcgtcacagatgtgtaagttgcccatgtcatgggcacaaacacacccccataccatcacagatgctggctttgaacttttcactggtaacaatctggatggtcttagtcctcttttgtctggaggacacgaggtccatgatatccaaaaacaatttgaaatgtggactcatcagaccatagcacacttttccactttgcatctgtccatttcaaatgagctcgggcccagagaaggcagcggcgtttctgtcTGTTGAcaacagttttctgaagtgttcctgagcccatgcggtaagagcctttacacaatgatgttggtttttaatgcagtgccacctgagggatcaaaggtcacgggcattcaatgttggtttttggtcttgccacttacgtgtagaaagttctccggattctctgaattttctgattatattatggactgtagatgatggaatccctaaattccttacaattaaacgttgagaaacattgttcttaaactgttggactatttttccatgcatttgttcacaaagtggtgatcctcaccccatcattgcttgtgaatggctgagacttttggagatgctccttttatacccattcatgagtgtcctcagttcccaaacacttattgagtgttgttaggaggaaaggtgatgtaacacagtggtaaacatactactgtcccagcttttttgaaacgtgttgcaggcatccatttcaaaatgagcaaatatttgcacaaaaacaataaagtttatcagtttgagcattaaatatcttgtctttgtggtgtattcaattgaatataggttgaagaggatttacaaatcattttattcagtttttatttacgttttacacaatgtcccaacttcatttgaattgagGTTGTAGTTCAAAACTAGAAATATTCCACCTCATATGTCACGATGTGATtgcagactataagcatgcactactggctacaaagcaggcctACTGCtatgatttgatcagtaaaaacaggcataattcaaagttcctgttggACATGGTAGCAATACagcccaagatttttttttagattactttgagaagaaaatagatgaaattacattaaatacattaaaacctatttttattctctttcttatgaatatttttttatctgttttattctttttcctctgtttttaattatgtatttgaatttttttaattttatttatttattcaaatttttatgttgaactgttctgtgtgaggcaccttgcaacagcttttgttgtgatttggtgctttataagctgatttaattgaaaatgaattgaaaaattGATTGTCAGACTAGCCGTGTGCATGCACTAAAAATTAGGGGCCGCTTATGCATGTTATTGGTAATTATTTGTGATGGATAAACCaaagcgttttgaaccactgaatcaatatgaagcaaatgtgttgaaatggttcagtgtttcgaaGCATttcatacaattaaatatggtgaGATCTGCTGGCAAATCTTTAACTTAGGACTTGCAAGGAACAATAAAACAGTCAGTCACTGTTATGTATATTAAATAGTACAGGTTCTATGTGCGTCTTAAAATTTTTGGCTAGATTTTCATTTAAAGATATTAAttatatacttgtgttataatgtgattgtgccatcatgacatactgtatgtaatagagatataaattgtgaaatgcttgtgcaactagggactgttataaccatagttgtacaaaatggaggggatttgggggcttcaatggtttttatttgaaaataagatcatttcagtggtgttaggcTGAAATCTGTTCTTTTTCTCCCCAGTTTTGGAGAAGCCCCTGTCACACGGCACAGAAGTTggtggcatatgaagatagattttttTTCCAGCTTGTAAAGAATTGGATTAACAACTGTCTCCATTCCCCCTATATGTCCTTGcagattcactgcagaaaatggttctggggagcattggcatggctaaaaccctctaGCCACGGTCCTCTTGGCCCCAGCTATTTTATCCCCTTTTTTCCCTCTCACATACATGGAGATGACCTTGCTGAAAAATGAAGGAGAATGGATGTGGAGAGGAGGCAAATCAAGCCGAGTGCCCTTTTTATTATCTTATTGGTAAACaaaggactgttttttttttttgtttgtttgttttttttaattgggatTAGGGCTACCAAAAATTTTCAGCACACACGCAGAGTCTCTCTCCAGCCAAAATCacaaagttggcaaccctgcttaaccactagaccatcacctcccagtttACTCCTCTTTATTCCTCAGAGTTCAACCATCCTTTGCCAACCCCCGTTAGTGACATAGCTGCTTTTTGCTGTTGGCTTATTATCAATAATCTCTCATGAACATAAGAAAACCACACCCATTCAGTGATATTTATAAAAATATATTTCACAAAGTAGGAAACAATACAGGGTTTCTTAGATTACAGTACAGAGAGTAAATAATTGAACATACACATTTATAAGCATTAAAGCACAGTAAAAAATATGGTCTGCATGTAGGACTATTCCATATATATTGTTTAGTCTACCGATAACTGCCATAACACTATGCACGCAGCTGTAGTCCCATTGAATTTCTCTTAATGTGCAAGAGCTAACGTGCAGAGACAAAACCTACACCTCATTGAAAGCTAATGATGTTAGCAGTAACTCTATGTAcattacttttttaaaattatttatcaTACAGTGTAAGCACGAGACACACGATCTGGATTTCTTGAGTTGAGCTTCCTGGGCTAATGCGAGCTGTACTTCCTAAATGAAATTTGACATTTTGAGGGAACTATTGTGCTCCTCAAAACATATTATGAGATATATTTTACACAGAATTAGCATGTTTCACATTGCTGTACTCCTGattattatatcattattgttactacATGGTGACTTTGAGCTTTCCTGCTCACATCTAGTCTAGGTCATCAACTGCAGTAAAGTTATGTTAAGGTTTGGCTGATATGCAACAATGTGCAAGTGGTTTAATAAAACAGCTGCAAGTGAAAAATCTACACACATTCACTTCAAATTGTCAGCACAGAGAAAGGATGGTTTTAAAAGCAGATTTCCAAAAAACTCAAAGCAATGATGAATCAACAGGTTTCTTGTCAAAAAAGTAAAGAAAACAACTGATTACAACTGTATTTAATGTTGCTTCTGTAAAAAGAAGGCCTCAGAGTttctacatttttcttttttgtcttcaGTCTTTTATAGGCTAATAACACTTGCGACCCACACCTGTAGCATGTAAATACAAAGAGTTGTATAAAGCGAGCCTTCTGGGCTTCAGATAGTTTACAAATGTGGCCACCAGAGACCATATCAAATGATAACAAATTCACCTTAATGCCAAGAGTAGTTCatctttttgcaattttttttttaatcatacaaTACATTCATCATTGTAACGTAGACCATATATTGCTTTTACATTTCCATGTTGTTTCAGATCATCGGGTAGCTTGGTGGCTTAAGGAGATAAGAAACAAGAGCCTGTCTGCAGCTTCTGCAGTCCATCTTGTTGTCCATGGAGTATGATGTCCATTCAAGCTTCAGAGAACCCAACAACAACATTGTTTCCTTTCACTGGGCAACTACCAGCAACATTACCACTGGCAGTCACAGCAAATGACTAACACCCAAAGTACTGCTAGACACTCCACAACAGAATCTAAGTAACACTCCACAAGAATCAGATCTCCTAACAAAAACATTGTTTGGCTTGACGATTACAATGCGATTGACATAGTGGATGATGACTCTAAGAAGAATACAAAAAGGTGGAATccatttttattcactttttatttttaaaacaccTGTTTCTAAAAGCCAACGAACCCCTCGCCCTCCTAGTATTTAAAACACAAGTATGCGgagagcaaacaaaaaaaaatcaaaggtctttTATATAACAAACCAAAGGTCAGGTCTCGCGATCACTCTCACCCACAGAGTAAAGCTCCCCAAGTCTTCTGAAGCGTGGGCCCCACTCACTGAGATAGTCATAGTTCTGATCCGAGTCTGATGATGCTGTCTCCAGTGAGCTCAGAGAGCCAGCAATCGAGCCCCGGCCCTCGTATCCATAGATCTGGATGGAGTCATAAGGTGGTGCTGTGGGATCATTGTCTGCCTCATGGAGACGTACATTGATGAATTCATCCACGTCCACACCATTGGGGCCTGAATGCTGGCCTGCCCTGGGCATAAACTGTAGGTCAGGCTTGATGTCCTTGCGTGGCAGGTAGCCATTGATGCCATCAGGGTTCTGCAGCGTGGCGATGTCAAAAGCTTCAGTGTCCTCTTCACCACCTCCCTCATCATCGTAACGGATTATGTTCTCCCTCACATCTTCATCATCCTTGATAATCAGAGGCTCATTCTTGTGTCTCCTCAATGTCACAAACAGTACTACTATTACTagacaaaaacaagacagaaatgatagatagatagatagatagacagacagacagacagacagaaagaaggagagaggAGAGAGTGGCTCGGTCAATGCTTTGATAAATCTTTTTGCACAACCGAAGAAAAATATGAaagcaacacttgtttttgctcccatttttaatgagctgaactcaaagatctaaaaacatTTTCTATTTGCACCAAAAGACTTATTTCTCTCCAATGTTGTTCATAAATCTGTATAAATCTgaattagtgagcacttctcttttgcagagataatccatcccacctcacaagtgtggcaTATCAAATGCTGATTCAACcgcattattgcacaggtgtgccttaggctggccacaataaaaggtgggtgaaaaaaaaaatgctgtttcccCATGTCTGAAGGGACAGCATGCTGGGCTAGGGTTCATCCCTTGCCTGCTTGTCTTTGTGACTAATCATCTGATCATGGCCCAGACTCCTCCTCCTATAGGGGCACCTGTTTTCTGCTTCAACTGTGAGTAAATTTCTCTGCATCGTATGAACTGAATCCTGGTGCTCCTTGCTTTTGCTTTCAGGATTTGGCCCTAACTGGGGCTTCAATTCCATTTTTTTCCATCTTTCGTTTTTCCACCAATtctgctccagctttgatttactagttattttattttcatcatgtgcttATTTcctattccattttgctttgttaTTTTGGCAGTTGTTCCATTCTAGGTTTGTTTGTCGGTTTGTGTGTTCACTGttgatcattagtttatcacttattaccaccgccaaggaggttatgttttcggtcgcgtccgtttgtttctTGGTTGGTTGATTGGTTGTTAGcacgattactcaaaaaatcctcaacagatttcaaagacattttgaccaggggtgtatcttggcctaacttagaagtcattaaattttggtaatcatCCGGAACACaatcggatccagtaattttttaaggattctttattattgcaggatagggcaatttcaacattttgcatctaacttcatgaagatgggtcacaaaggatGAACAAAATTAaggtacgacacaacaataatttagcatttgtttctcctcattgaataaacttattagaaaatttaaaaaaacatgtaGTTCATGCGTTtccttataaatacatttgctgaagatctacagGTTTAACCCtcggggccgacgccgtcgtatacaacgactgagaccaagctttactaattataaataactttttaatgatatgagatagaaacgtactttttttgctgaaaagttaactccgcggacctttcgatccaccgtcc comes from Thalassophryne amazonica chromosome 2, fThaAma1.1, whole genome shotgun sequence and encodes:
- the LOC117523835 gene encoding LOW QUALITY PROTEIN: cadherin-8-like (The sequence of the model RefSeq protein was modified relative to this genomic sequence to represent the inferred CDS: inserted 1 base in 1 codon; deleted 1 base in 1 codon) — protein: MNNNVWCVFGKIQVCLCCSVTDNSISVVAKHDTFRRQKQKMYFLPIIVTDNGNPPMSSTXTLTIRVCGCSKEGTVQSCNVEAYVLPIGLSMGALIAILACIILLLVIVVLFVTLRRHKNEPLIIKDDEDVRENIIRYDDEGGGEEDTEAFDIATLQNPDGINGYLPRKDIKPDLQFMPRAGQHSGPNGVDVDEFINVRLHEADNDPTAPPYDSIQIYGYEGRGSIAGSLSSLETASSDSDQNYDYLSEWGPRFRRLGELYSVGESDRET